In Archangium violaceum, the following are encoded in one genomic region:
- a CDS encoding LysR family transcriptional regulator, protein MDVFQAMRVFAKVVELDGFSRAAQRLGISATAASRLVADLEARLGVRLLNRTTRRLYLTDSGRSYYERCTHILNDLDEAELTIASTAGRPQGLLRVSAPVSFGIKHLSPLFLDYLERYPEVKLELSLADRQVDLVEEGYDLALRITHELKTMLVARPLAPARLVVCAAPAYLKRHGVPRTPEDLRRHKCLCYTYDAAPGTWEFEGPSGCIRVSVEGPLATNNGDTLRAAALAGRGIIMEPTFQVGEDLKQGRLIRLLPEYPLRSLTLYAVYPTRRYLSPKVRTLVDFLVERITEPLPWDAWMR, encoded by the coding sequence ATGGATGTCTTTCAGGCGATGCGGGTGTTCGCGAAAGTGGTGGAGTTGGATGGCTTTTCGCGGGCAGCTCAACGGTTGGGCATCTCCGCCACGGCGGCCTCGCGGCTGGTGGCCGATCTCGAGGCGAGGCTGGGAGTACGGCTGCTGAACCGCACGACGCGCAGGCTGTACCTGACCGACAGCGGGCGGAGCTACTACGAGCGGTGCACGCACATCTTGAACGACCTGGACGAGGCGGAGCTGACCATCGCCTCCACGGCGGGGCGGCCCCAGGGCCTGCTGCGGGTGTCGGCGCCAGTGTCCTTTGGCATCAAACACCTCTCGCCCCTGTTCCTGGACTACCTCGAGCGCTATCCGGAGGTGAAGCTGGAGCTGTCACTCGCCGACCGGCAGGTGGATCTGGTCGAGGAGGGCTATGATCTGGCCCTGCGCATCACCCATGAGTTGAAGACGATGCTGGTGGCCCGGCCGCTGGCCCCGGCGCGGTTGGTGGTCTGCGCGGCGCCCGCCTATCTCAAGCGTCATGGGGTGCCACGCACACCGGAGGATCTCCGTCGCCACAAGTGCCTGTGCTACACCTACGACGCGGCGCCCGGCACCTGGGAATTCGAGGGTCCATCGGGGTGCATCCGGGTCTCCGTGGAGGGCCCGCTCGCCACCAACAACGGAGACACGCTGCGCGCGGCGGCGCTGGCGGGCCGGGGCATCATCATGGAACCCACCTTCCAGGTGGGCGAGGACCTGAAGCAGGGCCGCCTCATCCGACTGTTGCCAGAGTACCCGTTGCGCTCCCTGACCCTCTACGCTGTCTATCCGACCCGCCGCTACCTCTCACCCAAGGTCCGCACCCTCGTCGATTTCCTGGTCGAGCGCATCACCGAGCCCCTTCCCTGGGACGCCTGGA